A genome region from Arachis duranensis cultivar V14167 chromosome 6, aradu.V14167.gnm2.J7QH, whole genome shotgun sequence includes the following:
- the LOC107495434 gene encoding stromal cell-derived factor 2-like protein: MALALFIFFTLLLHSSSAKSPSSSESPSEVLVTYGSVLKLMHEKTKCRLHSQDVPYGSGSGQQSVTGIPTVDDSNSYWIVKPEKGSPVKQGDTIKSGTIIRLQHLGTRKWLHSHMHASPISNNLEVSCYGDDSESDKGDNWKLLIEGSGKNWKQDQKIRLQHLETGGYLHSHDMTYSSRIVGGHHEVCGVGEKNANNIWLAAEGI, translated from the exons ATGGCTTTGGCCTTGTTtatcttcttcactcttctccttcattcttcttccgCCAAATCTCCTTCTTCCTCTGAAAGTCCCTCCGAG GTGCTGGTAACATATGGAAGTGTTCTGAAGCTGATGCATGAGAAGACAAAATGCCGTTTGCATTCTCAAGACGTTCCATATGGTTCTGGCAGTGGACAACAATCGGTTACTGGTATCCCCACTGTCGATGATTCCAATAGCTACTGG ATTGTTAAGCCTGAAAAAGGGAGTCCTGTCAAACAAGGTGATACCATTAAAAGTGGAACAATTATTAGATTGCAGCACTTGGGAACAAGAAAATGGCTTCACAGCCATATGCATGCTTCCCCAATTTCAAACAATCTTGAG GTGAGTTGCTATGGAGACGATTCTGAATCGGACAAAGGAGACAATTGGAA GCTTCTAATAGAAGGAAGTGGGAAGAATTGGAAACAAGATCAGAAGATTCGGCTTCAACATTTGGAAACTGGAGGCTATCTACATAGTCATGATATGACATACTCATCAAGAATTGTTGGGGGACACCATGAG